The DNA sequence CATGAAGTGGTGGAGGGGCGCCATGCAAAAGATCGACCTGGGCTACCGCTTTCACTAGGCTGTTGAGTGCCATGCACAGATGCACCAAATTTTTATGATCAAGTTGCTCACAAAGAATGAGATGGATCGGAGTAGAACTGTAGGAGTCCGACTGTCCACTGATGCCTGTTGGCTATCTTGCTTATTACCATTTGCTATCCCAACTTTTTTTTAAACCGAGGTGAACCCCATTTCCATTATCACTAACGGAAATACAAAGTCTTTAGGAAGCAATATAGAAAGACAGAATGGGCAGAACCCATAGAAACCTCACTACTACAAAAGCTACCATCGAGGTAAAGCTATTGAAACCTACTTCTCCAACGATCTGACTATGACAAGTCAGCAAACAGATCAGATTGCAAAACACAAAAGCAAGATAGACCCAAATCGCATCACAGCTGGACGCTTTCTTCAGGTACTTGACAAGAGGTCTTCTACTCTTCTTGGCTGTCATCATCATTTGCTATCCCAACTTGAACTTTGGTTGTTTTATTGTTTACTTGTTTGCCTGTGCGGCTGGACCTGGAACATTGGAATTTGTTTGCCTGTGCGGCTGGTGGTCGTGTTATCTAATATTTTCAGTGATGAACCCTTGTATTGATGTGATTATCGATTTTGTTGTGTCGAGCTATAGGTTTGAAGTGGTCCACTAGGTCAACCTTAGGGGTCAAGCAATGCTAGTGTCTCTGGCACACACATCAAGCAAGTTATTTATATAGATGTTGGTTAATCAATTATTAACAAATCATGAGAACTGGAGTTTGTGAAAAGAAAAGTTTTTGAGTACCGTAGCACATTTATAATTGTAGCAATTAGTGatcaatcatggattaattaggcttaaaagattcaactTACAAAATACATGTAaactttttaatctatatttaatgctccatgcatatatccaaatatttgatgtgataggacaaaaagtttttgggtgagAACTAAATAGGGCAGAAGCAACTCACAAGTTTGAGTTAAAATGCACATGCTCACACATCTATTGAGATTTACCTAGTGCATCTCGTTGGACCATCCCCTTGAAAATAATTGCAACATATGCAACATGCACTGATTTACTTTTGCAACATCCATATAATTCTACTGTAACATACTTCTAAACTTTCTGAAACATACAATTACAACATAGGGTAgggagagagatctgagagGAGCTCGGTCACCGGGGGTGAGAGCGTGCCACCGAAGGATAGGGAGGGTGCTGCACCAAGGTGGGGAGAGCTCCGCGCTGGCTTGGGAGATCCCGTGGGGGAGTACACTGTGGTGGAGGGAGGCTGCCGAGGGGACGCCGGTGTGGGGGAGAACGCCGTGCTTTTCACCACCGTGCCTCGCCTGGAACGGGTGTGGGGGAGGGTGCTGTGCCGAGGGTGGAGAGGACGCCGCACACCGCGCCAAGGGTGGAAGGGCACCGCGAGCCTCGTTGGATGTGGGGGAGAGTGTTGCGCCAGGGATAGGGATGAGGGAGCGAGCGGCTGAGTGGGCGTCTGTAGCGGGGGTGGATAAGGATGAGAGAGGCGGAGCGAGAATTACTGCAGCCGCAATGCCGAGTCCGTCCGAGTCGTTCCATGGGCGATCCGTCCGGACGAAACGGACGCCTGATAGGGGGAATTACCGATATAATAACTACACTACTAGCAGTAGAGTTAGGAAAAAAAAGGTCGTGTGTGTACCTTGAACTTGATGAAGATGACTGTTGGGATTAGGTCGGTGGCCGTTCTTGCTTTCGTTCCGCCGCCGGCCGCCTAGGAAATCGGAAGGCGAATAATTAGCGTCcagatatatatattttttggtcGTCCGGATATATGGCACTTTATAGTTTTTTGGATGGCCGAGTGAAGGCCGGCCCACTTTACGCTTCCAACGTGCAAGCcctctaagggcactcacaatgcaagactccacagagttcaagacaattaattatatattatttatggtattttgctgatgtggtagtatatttattgaagaaagaggtagaaaaaataagactccaaatcttatttagactctaagtccacattgttcgaggtaataaataactttagactctatgatagagtgtgcattgtgagtgtcctaaTAACTTGCAggacccattagagctagattgCAAACTTCAATTCAATTGAGATCCGGGACTTTTCTCAAGTTATAGAATCGATCTACTATGGTATGTGGGGATGCCATTGTATTACTTAGGGCACTCATAATGCAGATTCTATCATAGagtttaaagttatttattacctcaaacaatgtagacttagagtctaaataagactttgagtcttattttttctacctctttcttcaataaatatgcttccacatcaacaaaataccataaataatatgtaattaattatcttaGATTCTGTGATAGAgtattgcattgtgagtgcccttaataGCCATAGGATCCTTTTTATCCTTAGGTTACTTCAAAATTACTCCCTCTGTCTCACAAATAATTGTATTTCTTTGACTTTTATGATTCATGTTTGACCGTTtgtcttattaaaaaaaatagtaaatactatttattttttcataacttattttattattagatatatttttataatgatgtatttattttattatttacataaaaaatttaaataagacgaatagTCAAACATAAATTGTAGCAGTCAAAGAAATACATTTATTCGTGGAGGGTGTATGATTTCCGGTGCGTTGAAGACTCCACCCGCATCGCTGTTCTAGCTTCTCACATTTCAAATCCATACCCTGCTTGGCTGGATACGAGCAACTCCAAAAGAGCTGTGATTCTAGCCACCGACTCCAATTATTGAGACTCTGCGTGATAACATAGCCTCTAATAGATATTTTATCTGATATTCCAAAATATCTAGTTATTAATGTACATTCCAATTCTTGATTAGTCAATCAATGCGTCACCTCCCTAATCCCTATCATGGTATCAAATTGTTCTGTTCTGAACCTCCGCTTCCGTAAACCCTAggtcaccgcaccgccacaccCTGCCATTGCTAATGTCCGACGCCGTTGTAGCCGCTCGGTGTGGAGCGTTGTGTCACCGCTTTCACCCTACAAGAGCGCCAAGAGGTAGTTGTGGCCACCCATCAGTGGCGATGTCGTCATAGGCGAACTCATACACGTGCTAGTCCGCCTCTGCGCTAGGCAAGGGCGCAGGAGCCGCTCATGTTTGGTGGGGTGTCAGAAAGGAGAGAGGACTGACGGCCTCGGACCGGCCTCTTGTGCAACGGTGGCAGCAAGCAACAATGGCGGCACCATGGGAAGGCGGGGAGTGGCGGCACAGGCTAGGGAGATACGGGCTACGGCAACTGCAGGGCACTGCAGTCTCACGTACCCCTTCGGTGTGGGGGCTAGGGGTTCGTGCGTGGGCTTTTTGCTTGGGAGAGGGAGGAGGCCACAATTACAATACTAACCTTGTACTCATAAAATTAATTAGCGCTAATCATTTGCTTAGGATGCAAGAGGAATCAAGAAGTACCCCCAACCACCAGCTCAAATTTGTCAACCGATAAATAGCAAGTTCTTGAAATATTTAGAGTGACAACATTTAGTTCTAAATTCTCATATTTCGAAAATAAAAGTCTAAAGATTTCCTATGACCTTTGATGTTGACATGCTGTAGAAAATAGCTGCAGTTGTAATGTAATCTACAATGTTGCAGCTgttaagtttttttttgaaGCCGCTTAAAGTCTTCAATAttcattttaaataattaaataaatggatcGACGTATGCAACTGTTTGtacaagtatgctagaatgacTGTAAAATATAAAGGTATTGATGTGAATACATCTTGTGAAATATTGATATGGTCACCTTTTTTTTTAGAATGGATCCATGCACAGAAAGAATTATAGGATAGGCCCCCCTGACCATTCTCGCTTCCTTAAACATTCTAAGGTGACCTTCTCTATTAATGAGATAGACATCCTAAGATAAAGAGTCCACCACTGTTAATCAATGAACATAAGATGTCTGGCTCCGAAAATGACTATTAACAGGCCCCTCTATAATTCGATTAGAAGAGGCGATTGTTCTAAGAGCCCACCTCTAGAAATAATTGTCTAAAAAAATCTATAATTTTTCCATATGAATTCAAATAAGACAAACTTTACAACAAAGCTATAAGTCATGACGTGATCTACAATTTTTAAGCTcatataaaatttttatttgaaacCTTTTAGAGTCTCTTCTGGCAAGCTGAATACAAGATGAATGGGCAAGCCTCTCTTCCGTATAATAccagcttatatatatatatagaaacagGAAGAAGATTGCCCAATAGCGGGCTAACGTGTTTAGCGGTTTATGTCTAAAACAGCTAATAGCGGAGCTAAATCAGGCTATAGCGGGATATAGCGGCTAAATTGTATATGAACACAAATAGCGGTACCCTGCCTCAAAAAAACTATAGCGGGCTATAGCGGCAGCAATAGCGGGAGATTTAAAACTATCcttgactatctccaacaatcatcacCCAAACTACAAATTTgttctttgggtagcgctacagataaaatgttccatacctatttttagtcttctccaacaacaagacctaaaagacaacactctctacaAATGGGTCTCAAGAAAAgtggatacccaaatttgggttatgcctctcttaATATCTaaaatgggtcttctgtatggaTACTCTGTTGAagactataggtattgtgttggagaccaaGGATATGGGATTCGCCCCGAATGGGCCGAATTTCGGTGAGATTCGCCCATTTCGGTGAGGCCCGAGAGGAATACAAACCGGCCAAAAAAATTCGGCCCAATTTAAATTTCTAGCCCAATATAAGATCCAAGCCAGCCCAAAGTTATCTCCCACAGCTATATAAGCGTGAACCTCATCCTAGAAACCCTAATCATTTATTTTCTTCCTCTCCCTGGGTGGCTGGCCGCCGGCCACTGGTGGCAAAGCTCCATGCTGAAGCGATGCACCTGTCCATCTCCCTCATCCCGTCCCCTCCTTTGGTTTTGGTTTTCCATTGCTCCactttattcttgctgagtccCATGGTCAGGAGGTACACCCCACTCAATTAGTGTCACCATGTACGCAGCAGCTTGGCCAGCACCACGACGACGCCGGGTCGCCGGCACCGGTggttaaggctttgtttagatccaaaatttttttgaattttgacactgtagcactttcgtttttatttgacaaacattgtcgaaTCATAgagtaagagcaactccagcagggccTCTACTCATGCCCCAATAGCTTTTAAAAGGCCCCTACTCCAGACCTATATTTGGCTGGGCACACATATTTCTCCTCCAGACTCATTCCTGTTGGCCCAACAGGACAGCCCCCATCCTCCATCGCGTGTCCTAGCCCCAGCAcatgctccctctctctcttcccTTGCATGTGCATGACACCCTAGGTAACCGGTTTGGATGCTCTAATTGTGTCCTTGtccaaaggaagaagaaagaggaaaaaGGAAACGACAATGACAAGTGGGTCTCTTCTGTCATTCTCTCTGGAATAGGTTTGGGGGGCCCAATTTGGGTGCTAGTGTTGGAGTTGAAGCAAAAAAGTTGAGCCCCAAAAAGTAGGGGAAGCACCCAAATTAAAAGTAGGGGCCTAGTTTTGGAGGCTACTGTTAGAGTTgctctaactaggcttaaaagattcgtttcgcgatttacaagtaaactgtgcaattagttattctttttatttatatttaatgtttcatgcatgtgccacaagatacaATGTAATgatgaatcttgtaaagttttggatttttagatgcatctaaacaaggcctgataacTCAAGGCATCAACGACATCACTCAGATGTGGGATGCATAATCCACTAACCATAGATGTACTGGTAAGGGCTGTAGTACCATTGTTTTTAATTTTTGTCAAAATTTGGCCAAATTTTACCAAATTATGAATTTTTTGACTGGTCAAACGAGTGAATCCCGGTCCAAATTTTCCAAAATTCGTCCAATTCGGCAGGCAccgaatttttttagattttgaatcCCAAAACCTTGTTAGAGACTCATTTTGAGTTTGGGTTCCTAAATGGGtcttttattagagacaaccttaTGTGAACTCGACTAAAATAGTAGCATTCACACATGCACAGCTACGGCGCTAATTAAGGAGCGCTAACACAAGGATAAGAATCCTGCTAAGGGCTAATAGTAGTCTAACACCTATACCTAAAGTTTTGAATGATGTGAGAAACCTTATCATGATGAAGAGGAAACAAAAGTGGGTTGGCATTGGATCTGTGAAACTCGAGACCCGATTGAACTTTAAACTTTATAATTGAAATTTGTATATGACGACTATAGTTCTCGAGATTTTGATACCAGCTGAGACACTGAGATGTCTTTGACTCCATGTCTGGATTTTCAATTTCAATTCAATCTTTGTGTTACGCacaagttttttttgtttttcacgAGATTCAGTAGTAAATCCTGTCTAAATCTCTCCTAAAAAAAATCCTTCCTAAATCTAAAATAAATTCAAGAACGGTGTTCGGAATAGTCCTCGTTAACTACGTGGAGAAGTTGCCAGAAAAAATGGGCTatttgaaaagaaaaagaaagcggTGGCCGTGCGTATTTGGAACTGCAGACCCAGGAGACTCTTGATATGAGATCTTAGATAGTTTTGCTCATAGCATAACAGTACTGGAAATAAAGACTGCAGCAATACAATGATACTTTTACTGATGACACACCTATGCTCCAAACGAAGAAGACTGATGACCCAGCATGACATCCACCTCAACAGCCACACTGGCAGATAATCAAATCGAGAGTATCCCCATTCTCAATGCCATAGTGTGCCAGGGTCTTGCTGCCCTCCAGCCTCGTTGAGTCAAAATAGATTGCATGCTGTACGGGCCGAACAAAGGCCTTCTCATAGATCTTTAAACTGACACTGGCAATCGTATCTGACTTCTGAACTTCCAGAGGGACAATCCTTCCATCGCCAATATATACCTTGATACGCATGGTGCCTCTTGGAAGCGGGTGgaggacaagaagaagggtggactCCTTTGAAATGTTGTGGTCCGCCAAGGTGCTGTTGTCCTCCAGCTGTTTGTCACCAAATATGAGGCACTGCTGAACCTTAGGAAATCTCTCACTATACTGAATCTTTCCCTTGATGCTGTCAATAGTTTCTGAGCTGTCCACCTCAAGAGTGATGGTTGTGCCTGCTAGTGTTTCCACTACATAGATTTGCATCTTCTCTTCGAGGTCAAGCGTAGATCTATGCTGGATGCCATAGTCAGCTAGTGTAAGATTATTGTCCTCGAGCCGCACTCCATCATAGACAAGGTATTCCCGTTCCTGAATCTTTGCCTTCACGGTTTGCAAGGTATCTGATGGTTGTACCCTGAGGCAGATTGTCCGACCGGTGGGGCTCTTCACAAAGATCTGCATCCTGAATGAGCACACCAAACATCCCAAAATAGTTTTTAGACAAAAATGCATCCGTCGTGAtatagaacaatacaccaaacaacacaaaaaaaaagtagACAAAAATGCATTCGTGTAGATTTTATTTAGGCTATACACCAAAAACACACAATTTCCGCATGTAGAAGATCATTGTtatctagaaaaaaaatcagGAGGCAACGACAGAAATCTACTGCATATATAGATTGTTTGTGATTTAGCAAGGTCTTGGAGCTAATCCTAGCAAACAAGTTGAGCATAAATGACATGCATCGATCTGACATGCATCAATCTTTAAATGGTTCACTCTGTTATGTACACTGAATTAAGATATAGAAAAGTGAATATGCAGTTCTCATCTAACTGAACACGCTTTCTAGTCATATAGAGCAGACAACAGACTAGGCGAAGGCCAAAGCAGCCAAGAAGACTCAAATATTACTGTAGCCAGCGCACACATCAGGATTGCTATGCTGCATCGATCTAATAATCAAACCAAAACAGAACATGCGGATGGTTCGCTTCGTTATTGTTTAGGCAATATGTAGAACGTACAGTAGGCAAAAGCGTCTACAACTGAAATAGGTAGTAGAAGAATGAAGATGTATTTATACATAATAAATCTACAAGTTACAAATTAAAGTTTGGCCAATATATAGGCATAACGATTTGGGCCATATCTGTTTATTCATTTATGTGCAtgcaaaatataatttttttgaagATAAAGCATTTTAATTTGTTACATTCTGTGGCAAGGATATATAACAAGAATTCGTATCTAACACTATACACTCCATCGTTCTCTAGATCATCAAGTTTTCCGGAAACAAAAAATGATGAGCTAGCATTTGTAATATATATTCTCGATCTAATCCATCCTAAGAGATCCAACAACACAAATTAGATGAAGCCTGTAATAATCCTACCTGATACTGACATCAGACAATATGCTTCACCGACACCCCGCGCAAGGAATCGAATTTGTGTACGAGAGTACCTGATACTGACATCAGACAATATGCTTCACCGACACCCCGCACAAGGCATCGAATTTGTGTACGAGAGTACTAGTAGTATAGTAGATCGAGATAGGCAAAAACCCAGTTCGTGTACCTTGATCGAAGTCGACGAAGATGTGTTTCTCGCTAGGATCGGTTGGCGTTCTTGCTTCAGCCGCACTGGATGGACCAGGGAGATCTGAAGTGGAAGAGGTGGGGTTGGAGAACGATGCCATTTTATAACCACCACGCCCGACGTTCAAAATCTTTTACCAGGCGATTTGCTTCCAGAATAAAGCACGCCAATTATCTAATCACTTTTACCAGCAGGCTGCCGTGCTAATGTAACGATGTTTGTCCT is a window from the Sorghum bicolor cultivar BTx623 chromosome 5, Sorghum_bicolor_NCBIv3, whole genome shotgun sequence genome containing:
- the LOC110435405 gene encoding polyubiquitin-like, giving the protein MQIFVKSPTGRTICLRVQPSDTLQTVKAKIQEREYLVYDGVRLEDNNLTLADYGIQHRSTLDLEEKMQIYVVETLAGTTITLEVDSSETIDSIKGKIQYSERFPKVQQCLIFGDKQLEDNSTLADHNISKESTLLLVLHPLPRGTMRIKVYIGDGRIVPLEVQKSDTIASVSLKIYEKAFVRPVQHAIYFDSTRLEGSKTLAHYGIENGDTLDLIICQCGC